Proteins found in one Plasmodium gaboni strain SY75 chromosome 13, whole genome shotgun sequence genomic segment:
- a CDS encoding putative translation initiation factor 6, giving the protein MAIRVQFENSNEVGVFSRLTNSYALVALGGSENFSSVFESELSQHIPLVYTTIGGTRVIGRVCVGNRKGLLVSSICTDQELLHLRNCLPENVKIKRIEERLSALGNCITTNDYVGLIHTDIDRETEEIIQDVLDIEVFRTSIAGNLLVGTYSYFTNNGGLLHAMTSSQEIEELSELLQIPLITGTINRGSDLIGSGLVANDWSAFCGMDTTAIELSIIEKVFKLNNIADNNMEDTFKYKSSIIQTMI; this is encoded by the coding sequence ATGGCAATCAGGGTTCAGTTTGAGAATTCGAATGAGGTTGGTGTGTTTTCAAGATTAACAAATTCTTACGCTCTTGTAGCATTAGGAGGATCAGAAAATTTTTCTAGTGTTTTTGAATCAGAGTTATCACAACATATTCCTCTAGTATATACAACAATAGGAGGTACTCGAGTGATAGGTAGAGTGTGTGTTGGCAATAGAAAAGGTCTTCTTGTTTCAAGTATATGTACAGATCAAGAATTATTACATTTAAGAAATTGTTTACCAGAAAATGTAAAGATAAAAAGAATAGAAGAAAGATTATCAGCATTAGGTAATTGTATAACAACAAATGATTATGTAGGTTTAATACATACAGATATAGATAGAGAAACAGAAGAAATAATACAAGATGTATTAGATATTGAAGTATTTAGAACCTCTATAGCTGGAAATTTATTAGTAGGAACGTATTCTTATTTTACCAATAATGGAGGTCTATTACATGCAATGACTTCATCACAAGAAATTGAAGAATTATCAGAATTATTACAAATACCTTTAATTACAGGTACAATAAATAGAGGAAGTGATCTTATAGGATCAGGATTAGTTGCAAATGATTGGTCGGCATTCTGTGGAATGGATACCACAGCTATAGAACTTAGTATTATTGAAAAAGTTTTTAAATTGAATAATATAGcagataataatatggaagacacctttaaatataaatcttCTATAATACAAACAATGATATGA
- a CDS encoding putative isoleucine--tRNA ligase: protein MLRFLKVPFIFKVSHIEVVHINIIYIRKEPFFLKKNIRICSYSKGNIDIIRYYLSGYNYKNNYCFDIIKNRIYRFRIDKMVTLTFTGISDNPNIVEEEEKILKYWNDIDAFNLSNELSKNKKPYIFYDGPPFATGLPHYGHLLAGIIKDCVTRYFYQSDFYVERRFGWDCHGLPIEYEIEKENNINKREDILKMGIDVYNEKCRSIVLKYSKEWVTTVQRIGRWIDFKNDYKTMDKSFMESVWWVFSELYKNNYIYKSFKVMPYSCKCNTPISNFELNLNYKDTPDPSIIVSFIILSSYFPNFKNVYNVSEDFQSVVEKYSVLYDPYLKNQKCNTLNEKRAHENDPNNNDINLCSNNMNEPLNYYDMYNVEYFEVLAWTTTPWTLPSNLALCVNENFIYLNVFHLDSQRMFIFAECRLEWIIKELKWDVEKIKIVNRFLGGELREVKYKPLFNNFYEKHNFKERAYKILSDDFVSDDAGTGIVHCAPSYGEDDYRVCCKYGVIDPESNILIDPLDWNGYFTDEVEELKCMYIKDADNVIKKILKEKNRLMSNNTIVHSYPFCWRSDTPLIYRAIPAWFVRVSNSTNKLVTNNETTYWIPSHVKEKKFHNWIKDAKDWCISRNRYWGTPIPIWCDDKMETIICIESIKHLEELSGVKNINDLHRHHIDKIEIKNPKGDKYPNLKRIPEVFDCWFESGSMPYAKVHYPFSKEKNDFNQIFPADFIAEGLDQTRGWFYTLLVISTLLFNKAPFKNLICNGLVLASDGKKMSKRLKNYPDPLYILNKYGADSLRLYLITSVAVRAENLKFQEKGVNEIVKSFILPYYHSFRFFSQEVTRYETTHNEQFLFNTDYIYKNDNIMDQWIFSSLQSLINSVHTEMKAYKLYNVLPKLLNFIENLTNWYIRLNRDRMRGMLGKENTHQALNVLCRTLYLFTIIMAPFTPFISEYIYQFLKNIKYIQHNENNKTDQDNIQNKSVHFIMLPQVDDKYKIKYEFIELIEYMKDVILLGRNLREKRKTPNKKPLKLLTLLHKNESFFHNFDHISNYIKEELNVLNIEYSNDISCLNFSAIPNFKKLGAKLGANIKNIQNKIKNMTPEDIKLFQQNKQIIIDNILLEHDDIIIQMNHNTQNDNTEAISNNYITILMDFTADQQLENMASAREICNHIQKIRKNLSLNQNSPILMHIYIYDQVFKNHMLKENEYIKKCLRRNLSILNDQKDVEELPNKFFQEKITVNDKDVLVIFTNK, encoded by the coding sequence atgttaaGATTTTTAAAGGTaccttttatttttaaggTTTCACATATAGAGGttgtacatataaatataatatatataagaaaagaacccttttttttaaaaaagaatataagAATTTGTAGTTACAGCAAAGGAAATATAGATATTATAAGATATTATTTGTCAGgatataattataaaaataattattgttttgatattattaagaATAGAATATATCGATTTAGAATTGATAAGATGGTAACATTAACATTTACAGGTATAAGTGATAATCCGAATATAGTAGAGGAAGAAGAAAagatattaaaatattgGAATGATATAGATGCATTTAACTTATCGAATGAGTTATCTAAAAATAAGAAaccatatatattttatgatgGACCTCCGTTTGCAACTGGATTACCACATTATGGTCATTTATTAGCTggaataataaaagattGTGTAACaagatatttttatcaatCCGATTTTTATGTTGAGAGAAGGTTTGGTTGGGATTGTCATGGATTACCTATAGAATATGAAATAgagaaagaaaataatattaataaaagagaagatatattaaaaatggGTATTGATGtttataatgaaaaatgtagaagtattgttttaaaatattctaAAGAATGGGTTACAACAGTTCAACGTATTGGTAGATGGATtgattttaaaaatgattataaaaCTATGGATAAAAGTTTTATGGAAAGTGTTTGGTGGGTTTTTAgtgaattatataaaaataattatatttataaatcTTTTAAAGTTATGCCTTATTCATGTAAATGTAATACACCTATATCTAATTTTgaattaaatttaaattataaagataCTCCAGATCCTAGTATTATAGTCagttttattatattatcttcataTTTTCCTAATTTTAAGAATGTATATAATGTATCTGAAGATTTTCAATCGGTTGTTGAGAAATATTCTGTTTTATATGATccatatttaaaaaatcaaaaatgTAACACATTAAATGAAAAGCGTGCTCATGAAAATGATccaaataataatgatatcAATCTGTgtagtaataatatgaatgaacctttaaattattatgatatgTATAATGTAGAATATTTTGAAGTGCTTGCATGGACTACCACACCTTGGACCTTGCCATCGAATCTAGCGCTTTGTGttaatgaaaattttatatatttaaatgtattTCATTTAGATAGCCAAAGAATGTTTATTTTTGCTGAGTGTCGATTAGAATGGATCattaaagaattaaaatGGGATGTAgaaaaaatcaaaattGTTAATCGTTTTTTAGGTGGTGAATTAAGAGaagtaaaatataaacctttatttaataatttttatgaaaaacataattttaaagaaagggcatataaaatattaagtGATGACTTTGTAAGTGATGATGCTGGTACTGGTATTGTGCATTGTGCTCCGTCTTATGGTGAAGACGATTATCGTGTATGTTGTAAATATGGTGTAATCGATCCTGAGagtaatatattaattgaTCCATTAGATTGGAATGGATATTTTACAGATGAGGTAGAGGAATTAaaatgtatgtatataaaagatgctgataatgtaataaagaaaatattaaaagaaaaaaatagatTAATGAGTAATAACACAATTGTGCATTCATATCCATTTTGTTGGAGAAGTGATACACCTTTAATATATAGAGCAATTCCTGCTTGGTTTGTTCGTGTAAGTAATTCAACAAATAAATTAGTTACTAACAATGAAACTACTTATTGGATTCCATCACAtgtaaaagaaaaaaaatttcataATTGGATTAAAGATGCTAAAGATTGGTGTATTAGTAGAAATAGATATTGGGGTACACCTATACCTATATGGTGTGATGATAAAATGGAAACtattatatgtatagaGAGTATAAAACATTTAGAAGAATTATCTGgtgtaaaaaatattaatgattTACATAGACATCATATTGATAAAattgaaataaaaaaccCTAAAGGTGATAAATATCcaaatttaaaaagaatacCTGAAGTTTTTGATTGTTGGTTTGAAAGTGGTTCTATGCCATACGCTAAAGTACATTATCCATTTTctaaagaaaaaaatgatttcAATCAAATCTTCCCTGCTGATTTTATTGCTGAAGGATTAGATCAAACAAGAGGATGGTTTTACACTTTATTAGTTATTAGTACATTACTTTTTAATAAAGCCCCTTTTAAGAATTTGATATGTAATGGTTTAGTTCTAGCATCTgatggaaaaaaaatgagTAAACGTTTAAAAAATTACCCTGATccattatatatattaaataaatatggTGCTGATAGTTTAcgtttatatttaataacaTCTGTTGCTGTACGTGCtgaaaatttaaaatttcaAGAAAAAGGTGTCAATGAAATTGTGAAGAGTTTTATATTACCTTATTATCATAGTTTTAGATTTTTTTCACAAGAGGTTACAAGATATGAAACTACACATAATGaacaatttttatttaatacagattatatatataaaaatgataatatcATGGATCAATGgattttttcttctttacAAAGTTTAATAAACTCAGTACATACAGAAATGAAAgcatataaattatataatgtacttcctaaattattaaattttatagaAAATCTAACCAATTGGTATATTAGATTAAATAGAGATCGTATGAGAGGTATGCTAGGAAAAGAAAATACACATCAAGCATTAAATGTATTATGTAGAAccttatatttatttacaatTATAATGGCTCCTTTCACACCTTTTATATctgaatatatttatcagtttttaaaaaatatcaaatatatacaacataatgaaaataataaaacagatcaagataatatacaaaataaaagtGTACATTTTATAATGCTACCACAAGTAgatgataaatataaaatcaaatatgaatttattgaacttatagaatatatgaaagatgttattttattagGTAGAAATCTAAGAgagaaaagaaaaacaccaaataaaaaaccattaaaattattaacactattacataaaaatgaatccttttttcataatttcGATCATATATctaattatataaaagaagaattaaATGTTCTTAATATAGAATATTCCAATGATATCTCATGTTTAAATTTTTCAGCTATACcaaattttaaaaaattagGAGCAAAATTAGGAgcaaatattaaaaatatacaaaataaaataaaaaatatgacTCCAGAAGATATCAAATTATTTCAACAAAATAAACAAATCATAAtagataatattttattagaacatgatgatattattatacaaatGAATCATAACACacaaaatgataatacaGAAGCTATTagtaataattatataactATATTAATGGATTTTACAGCTGATCAACAATTAGAAAATATGGCTAGTGCAAGAGAAATATGTAATcatatacaaaaaataagaaaaaatttatcATTAAATCAAAACTCACCAATACttatgcatatatatatatatgatcaagtatttaaaaatcatatgctcaaagaaaatgaatatattaaaaaatgcTTAAGAAGAAATCTAAGTATACTTAATGATCAAAAGGATGTAGAAGAATTGCCTAACAAATTCTTCCAAGAAAAAATTACTGTAAATGACAAGGATGTCCTCGTCATATTTACCaacaaatga
- a CDS encoding 20 kDa chaperonin: MKIIFLINIVILFLNNVLTKKHVISNTLNFINVNPKQFNKSTKRLKATEYKIDNKIIRGPLTPLNEYILIQKDEAYDTTDSGVFIGDTLKKNQYIGKVLSVGTGAINTKNGERIPIDIQVGDVVIFNPNDGNKIKYNDKECLLISNEEVLGKINDSNEINPLNITPLYDRVLIKLINPNVNSDSLIIIPESKNNDKVTDGQVVAIGNGIYDENNQKVPIDLRIDDYIKFSPFSNESCEFTYQNAKYTFVKARYVMAKY; the protein is encoded by the exons atgaaaattatatttcttataaatattgtcatactatttttaaataatgtattaacaaaaaaacATGTGATAAGTAATACACTG aattttataaatgttaATCCTAAACAATTCAATAAAAGTACAAAAAGATTAAAAGCTACAG aatataaaattgataataaaataattagAGGTCCTCTCACACCGTtgaatgaatatattttaattcaAAAGGATGAGGCTTATGACACGACCGACAGCGGAGTGTTTATTGGAGATACT ctaaaaaaaaatcaataTATTGGAAAAGTCTTAAGTGTCGGAACTGGTGCAattaatacaaaaaatgg tGAAAGAATACCTATAGACATTCAAGTTGGTGATGTTGTCATTTTTAACCCAAACGATGGAAATAAG ataaaatataatgataagGAATGTTTATTAATATCAAACGAAGAGGTATTAGGGAAAATAAACGATTCAAATGAAATTAATCCATTGAATATTACACCTTTATATGACCGtgttttaataaaattgatAAATCCTAACGTTAATTCGGACTCCTTAATAATTATACCAgaatcaaaaaataatgataaagTAACGGATGGACAGGTTGTAGCAATAGGTAATGGaatatatgatgaaaataatcAAAAGGTACCTATAGATTTAAGAATAGatgattatattaaattttcaCCCTTTTCAAATGAAAGTTGTGAATTTACATACCAGAACGCTAAATATACATTTGTAAAGGCTAGATATGTAATGGCCAAATATTAG
- a CDS encoding hypothetical protein (conserved Plasmodium protein, unknown function), giving the protein MRSKDKSSTCSYCANIIEEKFTYINNLWRTYEMCISCKDNLKCCICCEKKIINKDISSLTSCCGSSREKLCEDCRSIPLICCNKNIVNIIGDILYFLDSYLHINISKEFITFQNIYTFNKIQYNEKNHIYSFQLNHIKYNKMEKATYIMLNHKEKKMENKKYNINNLKKKKKNTEFYSMHINDESLINDNITISLKKKGQKMQGIEKINKSDNINSNNIIINNDQRKYFSTFFHSFKSLYTKKRNNMYISKKDEDLLTPSINIIKEDKNNIPQNNNINNINNIDNIQEIYLLNHNITNKNHSNYDTLNNKIPIRNTSRISRFYTNTSTAFFDYIKKIRKQQQSNKKKKERKNKKGKFIFYENILLSIYEKKKEQKLKDIEKNNLQNKRNMDKYKFNLVLYFMDKQDFNGVYKRLLENELKYCDIIYLNYILKKKCISKYGNNKWNDYIYNSDIYNNDIYNNNNNNTYSNNTYNNNIYNNDIYDFNSFDRSVSSCGCVTVSGKKLFKLHQQNKRIHNYKYKNINLKYLNISNENIKLIDNVSLNSAIPKISFYFYLAHELMHAYIWLTKIERSQNYKHIYMIVHKLYNNYFEVTNEMHYNDYHKNSSFYISSELEEALCIYVSIKFIKYMEKDPYYNIQKSLYEKELIQYYIKKYEQSTSPMYGSNYRLLKKILKNYQLIHILHIINDIYFSKFYPIVTLNLLQAVISFIDFKNMKL; this is encoded by the coding sequence atGAGAAGCAAGGATAAATCAAGTACTTGCTCTTACTGTGCTAATATtatagaagaaaaatttaCTTATATTAATAATCTATGGAGGACATATGAAATGTGCATATCATGTAAAGACAACTTAAAATGTTGTATTTGCTGTGagaagaaaattataaataaagatatttCATCTCTTACTTCTTGCTGTGGATCAAGCAGAGAAAAACTATGTGAGGATTGTCGTAGCATCCCATTAATTTGTTGtaacaaaaatattgtaaatataataggagatattctatattttcttgattcatatttacatataaatatatccaaagaatttattacatttcaaaatatttatactttcaataaaatacaatataatgaaaaaaatcatatttattcatttcaACTTAATCATATTAAATACAATAAGATGGAAAAAGCTACATATATTATGCTCAATcataaagaaaaaaaaatggaaaataagaaatataatataaataatttaaaaaaaaaaaaaaaaaatactgaattttattcaatgcatataaatgatgaatccctaataaatgataatataacaatttctttaaaaaaaaaaggacAAAAAATGCAAGgaatagaaaaaataaataaatcagacaatataaatagtaacaatataataataaataatgatcAAAGAAAATACTTTTCTACTTTTTTTCATTCATTTAAATCgttatatacaaaaaaaagaaacaatatgtatatatctAAAAAGGATGAAGATTTATTAACACCttcaataaatataataaaagaagacaaaaataatattccacaaaataataatattaataatattaataatattgataatatacaagaaatatatttattaaaccataatataacaaataagAATCACTCTAATTATGACacattaaataataaaataccTATTCGTAATACATCTAGAATTTCCAGATTCTATACAAACACTTCAACAGCATTCTTTGActatattaaaaaaataaggaaACAACAACAAAgcaacaaaaaaaaaaaagaaagaaaaaataaaaaaggaaagTTCATATTctatgaaaatattttattatctatatatgaaaaaaagaaagaacaaaaattaaaagatattgagaaaaataatttgcaaaataaaagaaacatggataaatataaatttaatttagtgttatattttatggATAAGCAAGATTTTAATGGTGTATATAAAAGATTATTAGAAAACGAGTTAAAATATTgtgatataatatatcttaattatatactaaaaaaaaaatgcaTCAGTAAATATGGAAATAACAAATGgaatgattatatatataacagtgatatatataataatgatatatataataataataataataatacatatagtaataatacatataataataatatatataataatgatatatatgattttaaTTCGTTTGATAGAAGTGTCTCCTCTTGCGGATGTGTTACCGTGTCAGGaaagaaattatttaaattacATCAACAAAATAAACGTATACacaattataaatataaaaacataaattTGAAATATCTCAATATTTctaatgaaaatattaaactAATTGATAATGTTTCTTTAAACAGCGCTATACCgaaaatttctttttatttttatcttgCCCATGAATTAATGCACGCTTATATATGGCTTACTAAAATAGAAAGGTCACaaaattataaacatatttatatgatagttcataaattatataataattattttgaagTAACAAATGAAATGCATTACAATgattatcataaaaattCATCTTTCTATATATCAAGTGAACTAGAAGAAGCATTATGTATTTATGTTTcaattaaatttataaaatatatggaaaaagatccatattataatatacaaaaatctctttatgaaaaagaattaatacaatattatattaaaaaatatgaacaaaGCACATCCCCTATGTATGGTTCAAATTATAgattattaaaaaaaattttgaaaaattatCAACTAATACATATCctacatattattaatgacatttatttttctaaATTCTATCCTATTGTAACTCTTAATCTGTTACAAGCAGTTATATCATTCATagattttaaaaatatgaaattataa